The window agaaatttctgaaaggGGCAAATGAGATCCCATTTCAGAAGCTAAAGTGACTGTCGAGTGCAGAAAGAGCACAACATGTAggatttcctaattttaaaaaaaattcaaaactgatCTTTTAAACCAACTCCCACCACAGAAGGCCTCCCTGACAACAAGGGCGAACGCTGTGAAGGAGAAAACaactaaaggggaaaaaaaatactaaaagatgCCACACAACCAAGCTGGTCAGACTTTAAAGGCCTCCACTACCAAACAAACCACAAGGCTGGTATCAAAAATGCGCACGCACGCTCACCCACGAATATGTGTGAAATATAAAAGAACCAAAAACATCACAGGGCgcacaggcagacacacacactccacacacactccCCACCCACACCTCCCAAAAGCAGGGTGAACAGTTAAGGCACCTAAAACCCCAAGCGGCATCGGCTTCCCCGAAACATTTTACAGTGTAACCAAGAAGCGATTTTGAAAGCATCTGAAAAACGTGCAAACTGTCTTGAAAACAGGGCCTGGCAACTTAGACAGTTTGCAAGCGTGATTCAGAGGGTCTGCCAAGGAAACAAAAGAAGCCTCCCTCCTCCCCGTGAGACCGCACATGGCACGAGAGGTGCTCCAGGCGGGACGCATTTTAAGCGAGGCAGACAAATAGAAGTCCGTGCGAGCGCAAGTGGTACATACTAGGGATCGCTATCTGGCGAGGATGGGGCCATGGAGTTTCCATTGGTTGGGGAACCGCCCAGCTTTAGTTTCTCCAGATATTCGGCGTGCACGGGCTTGTGGCACTGGAGAACCTTGATGGCATCTTCGACTTTGAACCACTCTCGCTTCCTCCCAATGCTAACCGAATCTTCCCAATCCTCCAGCAGCTCCGTGACAGTCAGTACATACACGTACGTTCTGTGCTTGCGATCCTGGTTCTGTTCGAAGACGCCCAGGAGCCGGCCTAACTTCCCCTTGACTCCTGCCTCTTCGTACACCTCTCGGACCGCCGCACCGCCCGGCTCCTCCTCGGGCTCCATGCCCCCGCCCGGCACGATCCAGCGGTCCGGGTACCGGCTGCTACTCACTAACAGGACCTCGTCCTCGCGCTCGCTCCGGAAGCACAGGCACGCCGCCCGCTTCTTGAACCCCTCGGGGTCGTAGGTCCGCGTCTGGTTGGGTTTGCACTTCATCCTCGAGGCAGCCTCCTCTCGCCTTCTCGCTGCTGTGTGggccgccgctgccgctgccgccgccgggGAGCAGTCGAGGTGCTAGGAAGAGAAAGGGCCGAGGCGAGGGGCGGGGAAAGAGAGGCGCCTCCGTCTGCCCGCGAGCCCGGGGAGCGGAGGGAGAGATGAAGCTGGGCGGGGCGCGGGCGGAGGCGGGGGCAGCGAGGCGCGTCAGTCAGCCAGTCGGCCAGTCGGATGGGCGGCCAGCCGAACCCGGGCCCGCCGGAGTGGAGGAGGTGCCGCCGCCCGCGAGCCCGCGACTCTCCACAGAGCCCACCCGCTTCTCGGGAGCGCGTCTCCCTCCCTCCGCCGCCGGGTAGGGTTTGAGCGAGGTGAGGCGCATTAACGGACGCGTCCGCGCTCCCGTTCACGTGCGCGTTCGCGGCGGAGGGcgaggggcgggggcgggggcgggggcgggggcgggggtctCCTGGCTCCCGCAGCGCGCGACGCCTGGGGCCCACTGCGCAGGCGCCCCGCACCCCTGGGGGCCGGGAACCTCCTTCGCGCACTGTGAAATTCACCGCACTGTGACTTTGGGCGACTGCCTCCACGTGTGCCTTTGACCCAAACGCGACTGTAGCGCGGCAGGAcgtttctcctctccctccccaccgcGCTGCACGAAACCCACACGCAGTCGTTTTACACACGACAGAGGCAAGGGCATCCTCGTCATCATCCTCCCCCAGGATGAACCATTCTGGCTTACTCATGGGACCTGGGCCCCGGTGTTGTCAAAACGACCCACGGGATTCTTGGCAGAATAGCCGCGCATCCTTGCTGAGTCACATgatgcagttttatttcttcaacaGGTTCCCACCTTGCCGAGCATCTTGGCGCAGCTAGTAATTTAACGCTTTTCTTAAACCCCTGTTCACAACCTGCCTGACccctttgtgtctcagtttcctcatgggtACACTCCTCGCCTCCTTGTTGCAGCCATTTGCACTTCGATGCACGTACACCTTAAAGACCAGAGCACCACCCATCTAGTAGTCCTGCGTTAAAGCCCAAGACATTCTCTCATTCCCCACACACTCCACCCTTGTCTATCTTACTCTTTGATAAGCACCACTTGGGGGTTGGGAAACCATTCACGTGGAGATCCCCTCCTATTCcacactttgatttttaaaagactccCGGCATGAGACTCCCGCAAGGTCACTTGCTGctctctcacctctctctctGGTCCTCCTGTCCTCTTGGCCAGGAAATGGCATCCCATCGCCAAAAATTTAACAATCTAGAGCCTTCCTTCTTCTCATTTATTCTTGGTGTTTCCTCATCTCATAGTAGCCGTAGAGAGAAGAACTCTGAGGTCCCCTGATTTTGGTTGCACCTTTGTCTCTCTCTTACTGGCGCTCTGTTGGCATCAGCCAAGGGGGGATCATGAAAGCCTCCTTCGTTTGTTGATGAAATAATTCCTTTATCTAGGGGAAATGGACTCATATGGATATGGAGAGTAGTCGTAAGACATACAGTCCAATTTTCAAATAACAGTTTAGTTCACTTTCCCAGGATCTGCTCAACTCCACTTATACCcagaatcacaaataaaaatgatcCTATTCCCAAGCGCAAGCAATATCTGCACTAACCTAGACCGTAATATAACAAAACGCTGCGGGTCACatattaacaaaattataaaatagagacataaaaagagTGACCTCGATAGAGACACTTCTGCTCCTGACCATATTTTAAAGATGGATGGACGATGGAAGAGCATTTGAAGGAATTCAACACTTGGGATTAAAAACAAACTAagaggctgggcgccgtggctcacgcccgtaatcccaacattttgggaggccgaggcgggcggatcacctgaggtcgggagttccagaccagcgtgaccaacatagagaaaccccgtctctactaaaaatacaaagttagccgggcgtggtggcacatgcctgtaatcccagctactcgggaggctgaggcaggagaatcgcttgaatccgggaggcggaggttgcaatgagccgagatcgcgccattgcactccagcctgggtaacaagagcgaaactccatctcaaaaaacaaacaaacaaacaaaaaactaagaaaGTGTACTTAACAGGCAATATTTCTCAGGGTTCTCAAATTCACAAACACGCAAATTATGTTAAACAACTAGGGAAAACTGCATTACAATCAGGAGCAAGACAAGTCTGCCCActatcaaaaatattattaaatattgtcTTACAATTTCTTTCTAGTGGAATGagttgtaaagagaaaaaaatctgatatATATTGGTAAAAACACAAAGTTGTCATTATTTGTAGATGATATGGATATCTTCTTGGGAAACAgctaagaaaaaatgtaaaaataaatccctgtaaatagaaaaataaaatattatgatttAAAATATCAGAAGCTTTCATGCATACCAGCAATAATCATGTAGGAATTAAGATGGGAAATGATGACATCCAACTTGGCACTATCAACCaccacaaaacaaataaaataccaaGGGATCCTAAAAAATAGTTAGGACTTGGTAGTACAAAATGTTTGAACTTCTACTCAGAGCTTTGAAACATGATTTGAATAAATCACGAGTCACTCTAGCAAAGCTAGCAGACTGGTGTGGTGTCTGGGGGCGGGAGGGGCCAATCCAGGCTCTGGCCACAGGGCAGGGCTGCTTCACAATTGCCAGGTACTATCTCCTTTGTCTCACAAGAAAGAGGTGCCATTTTCTAGTCTATTCCATCAGTATCAGTTCTACATCACACTGTGCCTCTGCAATAGGTCCCTTCTGGGGGCATACTTGTGGCAGGGAAGAGGAATAGGACATTTTAACATGGAAAGAGGCACAGACTGAAACCCTACTGGAAAAGTCTGGATATGGAGATCCACAACTTAAAACAGGCTTAATACAATAGCAAGGCAATGTTTTAATTACCTTTTCCCCAAACTTTCACAGCTGACATAGTTTGGATActtgtcctcacccaaatctcatgttaaattgtaatccccaatggtggaagtggggcctggtgggagatgtttggatcatgagggcggatccctcatggcttggtgctgtctgtGTGATAATGAGTGCTCATAAGATCTGGTCACTTAAATGTGCGTGGCACCTTCCGCTGTCTTGCTcatgctttcaccatgtgacgcaccttcttcccctctgccttctgccaccattgtaagcttcctgaggccaccccagaagctgagcagctgttggcaccatgcttcctgtaaagcctgcagaaccatgagccaattaaacctcttttctttataaattacccagtctcagatatttctttatagcaatgcaagaacagcctaatcaCTTTATTATTCATCTATAATATTATAGTAATAGGTCAAGAAAAGCTAAGACTTTTGTAACAAGAGTAAAAATCCTTTTAAAGAGAACAGCATTCCACTGTCTGGTTTTGCATATTTAAGTATTTCTCCAATGATGAAGAGTGTAATTCAGGAATCACTGTAGTAGTAGACTGTTACAGTGAAACTGCAACTTGTTCGTGGAAGCCTGTATCTCCTTCCACATTGTCGTTGTCTCTGGTCTCAGCCATGTAATTTGTGGTGTCCAGTGGGACAATAACAAATGTGAACAGAAGCCAGCAGAGAATTGAAAAGTGCTTTCACACTGGGGTGTCCCCTCTCATTTTGCACTTAAAACATTGTGACAGCAATGTGAAGAAGGTGGGGCTAGCTGGATGATGAGATACCTGTGGCAGATTCTTCCATTTCACCCCAGCTGACAGTGAACCCATTGCCCAACATATGGGTGAGGCCATCCTAGACCATTCAGCCCCTAGCAGAACTACTTAGGTCATAACAGGGCACTAGCTGAAGATGTATAACTAAGCCTAGCCgtgaacagcaaaaaaaaaaaaaaaaaaaaaaaaaaaaaaaaaaaaccactcagaTGAGATCAGCTGAAATTACTGACCTGCAGAATTGTTAACAGAATAATTTACTGTTGTCTAAAGCATAAAATTTGAGGGTGCTTTGTTATGCATTAAAAACTAGCAGCTCCAACCATTGACACCATCCATCAAAATCAACCAAAAACAATCAGAGAAAGAAAACGTTGTTCGTTGTAGAAATGTAACGTCTACTT of the Pongo abelii isolate AG06213 chromosome X, NHGRI_mPonAbe1-v2.0_pri, whole genome shotgun sequence genome contains:
- the LOC100443257 gene encoding diphosphoinositol polyphosphate phosphohydrolase 3-beta isoform X1 encodes the protein MKCKPNQTRTYDPEGFKKRAACLCFRSEREDEVLLVSSSRYPDRWIVPGGGMEPEEEPGGAAVREVYEEAGVKGKLGRLLGVFEQNQDRKHRTYVYVLTVTELLEDWEDSVSIGRKREWFKVEDAIKVLQCHKPVHAEYLEKLKLGGSPTNGNSMAPSSPDSDP
- the LOC100443257 gene encoding diphosphoinositol polyphosphate phosphohydrolase 3-beta isoform X2; its protein translation is MKCKPNQTRTYDPEGFKKRAACLCFRSEREDEVLLVSSSRYPDRWIVPGGGMEPEEEPGGAAVREVYEEAGVKGKLGRLLGVFEQNQDRKHRTYVYVLTVTELLEDWEDSVSIGRKREWFKVEDAIKVLQCHKPVHAEYLEKLKLGGSPTNGNSMAPSSPDSDP